A single Cucumis melo cultivar AY chromosome 4, USDA_Cmelo_AY_1.0, whole genome shotgun sequence DNA region contains:
- the LOC103501213 gene encoding uncharacterized protein LOC103501213: MVLDSILASPHRRSPSFRKQFPANELGSWSTLFKRHRFLLTALALLTFLCTIYLYFAITLGATASSCSGLTGTQRELCRLEHAKASLANGKLKFL; encoded by the coding sequence ATGGTTCTTGACAGCATTCTAGCTTCTCCCCATAGGAGATCCCCATCATTCAGAAAGCAGTTTCCTGCAAATGAATTGGGCAGTTGGTCTACTCTCTTCAAGCGGCATCGCTTCCTCTTAACCGCTCTAGCACTCTTAACTTTCCTTTGCACAATCTATCTTTACTTTGCTATCACTTTGGGGGCTACGGCATCGTCTTGTTCGGGTTTGACTGGAACTCAAAGAGAGTTGTGCCGTCTGGAGCATGCTAAAGCTTCTTTGGCTAAcggcaaattaaaatttctATGA